A DNA window from Sphingopyxis macrogoltabida contains the following coding sequences:
- a CDS encoding DUF3089 domain-containing protein has product MARKFLYLIAAIIILVLGVGIAWQLAPAWFGRVAFVPSTEFKPQAAIAPNAYDDPAMWISRPGIENDPSAWRPPADGAATPKTGDGDKLIPPARAATAAAPAEAAAPKGDAAIFFVHPTSYYSKSSWNAPLEDRDANYRTTLFMQGMASAFGDAGELWAPRYRQATLGAFLAEDRVTAGKAIDAAYRDVEQAFDAFLAAQPKNRPIILAGHSQGALHIETLIKNRIAGTPLAKRIVAAYVIGWPISVDTDIAALGLPACQTPEQKGCLISWASFAEPADPIMVTDAYDGTIGYDGRPRAGTRMLCTNPLTGIPDTAAGPEANIGTLKPADGFKKGSLVAGKIGAKCDDTRGLLMIGDAEVAKDYAPSYVLPGNNYHVFDITLFWANVRADVLRRLATFEGKPSPVPPPATPLPAPAATVTAAPKT; this is encoded by the coding sequence ATGGCCCGCAAATTCCTCTACCTCATCGCCGCGATCATCATTCTCGTCCTCGGCGTCGGCATCGCCTGGCAGCTCGCGCCCGCCTGGTTCGGCCGCGTCGCGTTCGTGCCGTCGACCGAATTCAAGCCGCAGGCGGCGATCGCCCCCAACGCCTATGACGATCCTGCGATGTGGATTTCGCGGCCGGGGATCGAGAACGATCCGTCGGCATGGCGACCGCCCGCCGACGGCGCCGCGACGCCCAAGACCGGGGACGGCGACAAGCTGATTCCGCCGGCCCGCGCGGCAACCGCCGCGGCGCCCGCCGAAGCCGCCGCGCCCAAGGGCGACGCCGCGATCTTCTTCGTCCACCCGACCAGTTATTACAGCAAGTCGAGCTGGAACGCGCCGCTCGAGGACCGCGACGCCAATTACCGCACCACCCTGTTCATGCAGGGTATGGCGAGCGCTTTCGGCGACGCCGGCGAACTCTGGGCGCCGCGCTACCGTCAGGCGACGCTCGGTGCCTTCCTCGCCGAAGACCGCGTGACGGCGGGCAAAGCGATAGACGCCGCCTATCGCGACGTCGAACAGGCGTTCGACGCCTTCCTCGCGGCGCAGCCCAAAAACCGGCCGATCATCCTCGCCGGGCACAGCCAGGGCGCGCTGCACATCGAAACGCTGATCAAGAACCGCATCGCCGGCACCCCGCTCGCGAAGCGCATCGTCGCCGCTTACGTGATCGGCTGGCCGATCAGCGTCGATACCGACATCGCGGCGCTCGGCCTCCCCGCCTGCCAGACCCCCGAGCAAAAGGGCTGCCTGATCAGTTGGGCCAGCTTCGCGGAGCCTGCCGACCCGATCATGGTGACCGACGCCTATGACGGCACGATCGGCTACGACGGTCGCCCGCGCGCGGGCACGCGCATGCTGTGCACCAATCCGCTCACCGGCATCCCCGATACCGCGGCGGGCCCGGAGGCCAACATCGGCACGCTCAAGCCCGCCGACGGCTTCAAGAAGGGATCGCTCGTCGCGGGCAAGATCGGCGCCAAATGCGACGATACGCGCGGCCTGCTGATGATCGGCGATGCCGAGGTCGCCAAGGATTATGCGCCGAGCTATGTGCTGCCGGGCAATAATTACCACGTCTTCGACATCACCCTGTTCTGGGCGAACGTCCGCGCCGACGTGCTGCGGCGCCTCGCGACGTTCGAAGGCAAGCCATCGCCGGTGCCGCCGCCCGCGACGCCCCTTCCCGCCCCGGCGGCTACCGTAACTGCGGCACCGAAAACCTGA
- the ruvX gene encoding Holliday junction resolvase RuvX, whose translation MITTAAPDFAAALPDGGRLMGLDVGTKTIGVAFCDAGWSFATPDKTIVRKKFSVDLEALGTLVAAHSITGLVVGLPLNMDGTDSPRTQSTRAFARNLAPLALPLLLWDERWSTAAVERAMIAADVSRAKRAERVDSAAAAFILQGAIDALTRA comes from the coding sequence ATGATCACCACCGCCGCTCCCGACTTCGCCGCCGCGCTCCCGGACGGCGGCCGCCTGATGGGCCTCGACGTCGGCACCAAGACGATCGGCGTCGCCTTCTGCGACGCCGGCTGGAGCTTCGCGACCCCCGACAAGACGATCGTCCGCAAGAAATTCTCGGTCGACCTCGAGGCGCTCGGGACGCTCGTCGCCGCCCATTCGATCACCGGCCTCGTCGTCGGCCTCCCGCTCAACATGGACGGCACCGACAGCCCGCGCACGCAAAGCACCCGCGCCTTCGCGCGTAACCTCGCCCCGCTCGCCCTCCCCCTCCTCCTCTGGGACGAACGCTGGTCGACCGCCGCGGTCGAGCGCGCGATGATCGCCGCCGACGTCAGCCGCGCCAAACGCGCAGAACGCGTCGACAGCGCCGCCGCCGCTTTCATCCTGCAGGGCGCAATCGACGCCCTGACCCGGGCTTGA
- a CDS encoding DUF1294 domain-containing protein has translation MIRYFLYWLAAANGIAFGLMVADKRRAAAGVRRIPESTLLLWAFLGGALGTVAASRLVRHKTRKQPFATWMMIWLWLDILLLALWTFGILEPWIASALAYLRAAT, from the coding sequence TTGATCCGCTATTTCCTCTATTGGCTCGCCGCCGCGAACGGCATCGCCTTTGGCTTGATGGTCGCCGACAAGCGCCGCGCCGCAGCCGGCGTGCGCCGGATACCCGAGTCCACCCTGCTGCTCTGGGCCTTTCTTGGCGGCGCCCTCGGCACCGTCGCCGCATCGCGGCTCGTCCGCCACAAGACGCGCAAGCAGCCATTCGCGACGTGGATGATGATCTGGCTGTGGCTCGACATCCTCCTGCTCGCCCTCTGGACGTTCGGGATATTGGAACCATGGATCGCCTCGGCACTTGCCTATTTGCGCGCCGCCACCTAA
- a CDS encoding aspartate carbamoyltransferase catalytic subunit: protein MTNTTIRPASDYPPGGDAFRHRHLTGIAQLTPWEISYVLDAAEQWVEMNRSGAAKHDDRLAGLTIINAFFENSTRTLLSFEIAGKRLGADVVNMHAAQSSVKKGETLIDTAMTLNAMRADAIVIRHQSSGAVQLIADKVDCPVLNAGDGRHEHPTQALLDALTIRRRKGRVEGLTIAICGDVLHSRVARSNILALTLLGNEVRIVAPPTLTPPAIDRMHVTTFTDMDEGIRDADVVMMLRLQNERMDGAYLPSAREYHALYGLTPKRLEKAKPDAIVMHPGPMNRGVEIDSSVADDVERSTITEQVEMGVAVRMACLDILTRRKRGVPGWN from the coding sequence ATGACAAACACAACCATCCGACCCGCCAGCGATTATCCGCCCGGCGGCGATGCCTTTCGCCATCGCCACCTCACCGGCATCGCCCAGCTCACCCCGTGGGAGATTTCCTACGTCCTCGACGCCGCCGAACAATGGGTCGAGATGAACCGCAGCGGCGCCGCCAAACATGACGACCGGCTCGCCGGCCTGACGATCATCAACGCCTTTTTCGAAAATTCGACGCGCACCCTGCTGTCGTTCGAAATCGCCGGAAAGCGCCTCGGCGCCGATGTCGTCAACATGCACGCCGCGCAATCGAGCGTGAAGAAGGGCGAAACGCTGATCGACACCGCGATGACGCTGAACGCGATGCGCGCCGACGCCATCGTGATCCGCCATCAAAGCTCGGGCGCGGTGCAACTGATCGCCGACAAGGTCGATTGCCCGGTGCTCAACGCCGGCGACGGCCGCCACGAGCATCCGACGCAGGCGCTGCTCGATGCGCTGACCATCCGCCGCCGCAAGGGCCGGGTCGAGGGCCTCACCATCGCCATCTGCGGCGACGTCCTCCACAGCCGCGTCGCGCGTTCGAACATCCTCGCGCTGACCCTGCTCGGCAACGAGGTGCGCATCGTCGCGCCGCCGACGCTCACCCCGCCGGCGATCGATCGCATGCACGTCACGACCTTCACCGACATGGACGAAGGCATCAGGGACGCCGACGTCGTGATGATGCTCCGCCTCCAGAACGAGCGTATGGATGGCGCTTACCTGCCGTCGGCGCGTGAATATCATGCGCTTTACGGCCTGACACCGAAGCGGCTCGAAAAAGCGAAACCCGATGCGATCGTCATGCACCCCGGCCCGATGAACCGCGGGGTCGAGATCGACAGCAGCGTCGCCGACGATGTCGAACGCTCGACGATCACCGAACAGGTCGAAATGGGGGTCGCGGTCCGCATGGCGTGCCTCGACATATTGACGCGCCGCAAGCGGGGAGTGCCGGGATGGAACTGA
- a CDS encoding dihydroorotase, with product MELKPLHITGALLIDGDTPRPGSLLAVDGRIAAIDPADVPEGAETIDARGQWLAPGIIDLGVFATDKPAFHFGGITRAALMPDSGPLDSAGLVERAAKGGKPDLWVHPLAAATKGLAGRELAEIGLMKQAGARAIATGRNRIPDSGVMRRVLTYAASLGLVTIIHAEDEGLTAGAVATDGEMATRLGLSSAPAIAEAIAIARDLALVEETGAPVHFRQVTTARGLDLIRAAKAKGLPVLCGITPAHLLLSDTAIGDFRTFARLSPPLRSEDDRQACLAAIADGTIDILASGHDPRGPEDKRLPFAEALPGMAGAETLLALGLNLVRDGHISPGRLFELLARTPACLLGVDAGRLGVGKEADLILVNEATPWQVDAKKMAAWAGNTPFDGMPVQGRATAMWKGGLRIR from the coding sequence ATGGAACTGAAACCGCTCCACATCACCGGCGCGCTGTTGATCGACGGCGACACGCCGCGTCCGGGCAGCCTGCTCGCGGTCGACGGCCGCATCGCGGCGATTGACCCGGCCGACGTTCCCGAAGGCGCCGAAACCATCGACGCTCGCGGCCAGTGGCTCGCCCCCGGGATCATCGATCTCGGCGTCTTTGCCACCGACAAGCCCGCCTTCCATTTCGGCGGCATCACGCGCGCCGCGCTGATGCCCGACAGCGGGCCGCTCGACAGCGCCGGCCTCGTCGAGCGTGCGGCCAAGGGCGGCAAACCCGACCTCTGGGTGCATCCGCTCGCCGCCGCGACCAAGGGCCTCGCCGGCCGCGAACTCGCCGAAATCGGCCTGATGAAGCAGGCGGGAGCGCGCGCCATCGCGACCGGCCGCAACCGCATCCCCGACAGCGGCGTCATGCGGCGCGTGCTGACCTATGCCGCCTCGCTCGGCCTCGTCACGATCATCCATGCCGAGGATGAAGGGCTGACGGCGGGTGCCGTCGCCACCGACGGCGAGATGGCGACCCGGCTCGGCCTGTCCTCTGCCCCCGCCATCGCCGAAGCGATAGCGATCGCGCGCGACCTTGCGCTGGTCGAGGAAACCGGCGCGCCCGTCCATTTCCGTCAGGTCACGACCGCGCGCGGGCTCGACCTGATCCGCGCCGCCAAGGCGAAGGGCTTGCCCGTCCTCTGCGGCATCACCCCGGCGCACCTGTTGCTCTCGGACACGGCAATCGGCGACTTCCGGACCTTCGCGCGCCTGTCGCCACCGCTGCGGTCGGAAGACGACCGTCAGGCGTGCCTCGCAGCCATCGCCGACGGCACGATCGACATCCTCGCCTCGGGCCACGACCCGCGCGGTCCCGAAGACAAGCGCCTCCCCTTCGCCGAGGCGCTGCCCGGCATGGCGGGCGCCGAGACGCTGCTCGCGCTCGGCCTCAATCTTGTCCGCGACGGCCATATTTCGCCGGGGCGCCTGTTCGAGCTGCTGGCGCGCACCCCCGCCTGCCTCCTCGGCGTCGATGCCGGCCGCCTTGGCGTGGGCAAGGAAGCCGACCTGATCCTCGTCAACGAAGCGACGCCCTGGCAGGTCGATGCCAAGAAGATGGCGGCCTGGGCCGGCAACACCCCCTTCGACGGCATGCCGGTGCAAGGCCGCGCGACCGCGATGTGGAAGGGCGGCCTGCGTATCCGCTGA
- a CDS encoding SPOR domain-containing protein, with amino-acid sequence MKRNMLMKLAISGFVLGVTTFGNGTLASASNKPTVAEKSAGAARVALEKGKANKAVGHAEAAVAASPRDAGYRALLGQAYLNDGRFDSAAAALTEAMELGATDANTILALTLAQIAQGKTPDAVALLNAHQATVPAPDAGLALALAGDSESAIYVLTEAARAEGASARTRQNLALAFALSGRWAQARVLAAQDLSLAKLDARMGEWSKLASQPDARLRVATLIGTKAKADAGMPVRLALANAPEVRMAAAADDKVVLAAADPAPVESFAPPPPVLASADTSIRTVELPMPQRDENGVVPVTELPQPAAAPDVIMADAAPYRAAPGAPAETVRPAQAQALELATRIVPAAFNSKKPNGWAVQLGAYDSLGIAKEKWGVLKKRNGMLTSFPASSHAAVVKGRTFYRLTVNGLATRGDATEMCRQLKAQGQVCFIRQMGGAENIQWAAKSSPLRLASR; translated from the coding sequence ATGAAACGCAACATGCTGATGAAGCTGGCCATTTCGGGCTTCGTCCTCGGCGTGACGACCTTCGGGAACGGCACGCTCGCCTCGGCTTCGAACAAGCCGACGGTCGCCGAAAAGTCGGCGGGCGCGGCGCGTGTCGCGCTCGAAAAGGGCAAGGCGAACAAGGCGGTCGGCCATGCCGAAGCCGCGGTTGCCGCAAGCCCGCGCGACGCCGGCTATCGCGCGCTGCTCGGCCAGGCCTATCTCAACGACGGCCGTTTCGATTCGGCCGCAGCGGCGCTTACCGAGGCGATGGAACTCGGTGCGACCGACGCGAATACCATCCTCGCGCTGACGCTGGCGCAGATCGCGCAGGGCAAGACGCCCGATGCCGTCGCGCTGCTGAATGCCCACCAGGCGACCGTGCCGGCGCCCGACGCCGGGCTGGCGCTGGCGCTGGCGGGCGACAGCGAATCGGCGATCTATGTCCTCACCGAAGCAGCGCGTGCCGAGGGTGCGAGCGCCCGCACGCGGCAGAATCTGGCGCTGGCCTTCGCGCTGTCGGGCCGCTGGGCGCAGGCCCGCGTACTCGCCGCGCAGGATCTGTCGCTCGCGAAGCTCGACGCGCGCATGGGCGAATGGTCGAAACTCGCATCGCAGCCCGACGCGCGCCTGCGTGTCGCGACGCTGATCGGCACCAAGGCCAAGGCCGACGCCGGCATGCCGGTCCGTCTCGCGCTGGCCAATGCGCCCGAGGTGCGGATGGCCGCCGCGGCGGACGACAAGGTCGTGCTCGCCGCCGCCGACCCGGCGCCGGTCGAGAGCTTCGCCCCGCCGCCGCCCGTGCTGGCGAGCGCTGACACCAGCATCCGTACGGTCGAACTGCCGATGCCGCAGCGCGACGAGAATGGCGTCGTCCCGGTGACCGAATTGCCGCAGCCCGCAGCGGCTCCGGACGTGATCATGGCCGACGCAGCGCCCTATCGCGCCGCACCCGGCGCACCCGCCGAAACCGTGCGCCCCGCGCAGGCGCAGGCACTCGAGCTCGCGACGCGGATCGTTCCCGCCGCCTTCAATTCCAAGAAGCCGAACGGTTGGGCCGTCCAGCTCGGCGCCTATGACAGCCTTGGCATCGCCAAGGAAAAATGGGGTGTGCTGAAAAAGCGGAACGGCATGCTCACCAGCTTCCCGGCGTCCAGCCATGCGGCGGTCGTAAAGGGGCGCACCTTCTATCGCCTGACGGTCAACGGCCTGGCAACGCGCGGCGACGCGACCGAGATGTGCCGCCAACTGAAAGCGCAGGGGCAGGTGTGCTTCATCCGCCAGATGGGCGGCGCCGAAAACATCCAGTGGGCCGCGAAATCGAGCCCGCTGCGGCTCGCGTCGCGATAG
- a CDS encoding ParA family protein, which produces MRVLALASQKGGSGKTTLSGHLAVQAQLAGAGPVVLIDIDPQGSLADWWNERETDLPAFAQTTVARLASDLEILRQQGFKLAVIDTPPAITMAIQSVIGVAELIVVPTRPSPHDLRAVGATVDLCERAGKPLVFVVNAATPKAKITSEAAVALSQHGTVAPVTLHHRTDYAASMIDGRTVMEVDPNGRSAEEIRQLWSYMNDRLEKNFRRTIFSAPLPSQAGYGAVRPMGGGFGRRIAGQ; this is translated from the coding sequence GTGCGCGTTTTGGCATTGGCTTCACAAAAAGGCGGGTCGGGCAAGACGACATTGTCGGGACATCTGGCGGTGCAGGCGCAGCTTGCCGGCGCCGGACCGGTCGTGCTGATCGACATCGACCCGCAGGGTTCGCTCGCCGACTGGTGGAACGAACGCGAAACCGACCTGCCGGCTTTTGCGCAGACCACCGTTGCGCGGCTTGCTTCCGACCTTGAAATCCTGCGCCAGCAAGGCTTTAAACTGGCCGTCATCGATACGCCCCCGGCGATCACCATGGCGATCCAGAGCGTTATCGGCGTTGCCGAACTGATCGTCGTCCCGACGCGCCCGAGCCCGCACGACCTGCGTGCCGTCGGCGCCACCGTCGACCTGTGCGAGCGCGCGGGCAAGCCGCTGGTGTTCGTCGTCAACGCCGCGACGCCGAAAGCAAAGATCACCAGCGAGGCTGCGGTCGCGCTGTCGCAGCACGGTACCGTCGCCCCGGTCACCCTGCATCACCGCACCGACTATGCCGCGTCGATGATCGACGGCCGCACGGTGATGGAAGTTGATCCGAACGGCCGCTCGGCCGAGGAAATCCGCCAGCTCTGGTCCTATATGAACGACCGTCTGGAGAAGAATTTCCGCCGCACCATCTTCTCGGCGCCGCTGCCTTCGCAGGCGGGTTACGGCGCGGTCCGTCCGATGGGCGGCGGTTTCGGCCGCCGCATCGCGGGCCAGTAA
- a CDS encoding SPOR domain-containing protein, with protein sequence MRSFRTALLLALPLVSAAMLAAPAHADVKQGVEAWQAGDYQAAVAEWRPLALAGDADAQFNLGQAYKLGRGVPTDLAQAEAWYRKAAKQGHLQAEDNLGLILFTANRRDEAMTYITRSAERGEPRAQYVLGTAMFNGDLAAQDWPRAYALTKRASDAGLGIASARLAQLDNLIPLEQRQRGLAMLPEMEKSEQRARLAAVNAAAPAPVKPAPSPVKTASLPASQPGTSYTPPPVITPAPAPAPAPVRAPAPAPVAAAPVAVPPAPAPLSSPAAEAAAAAAVQATANAAAATAAAPVPVRAVPAPIQTAAIPPSQPAAAPVQPGTTYAAPPESGELPPAATPAPVPELVAASPAPVEAAPLPETAPAPAAAPAPAPVRHAAASPWRAQLGAFGVEGNARKLWLSLEKKHPSFAARQPYLVQGKLTRLQVGDFANKGEAESFCATLRKSGQACLVVDR encoded by the coding sequence ATGCGTTCATTCCGCACCGCCCTTTTGCTGGCGCTCCCGCTCGTTTCGGCGGCGATGCTCGCCGCCCCCGCACATGCCGATGTCAAACAGGGCGTCGAGGCCTGGCAGGCGGGCGATTATCAGGCGGCGGTCGCCGAATGGCGTCCGCTCGCGCTGGCGGGCGACGCCGATGCTCAGTTCAACCTCGGTCAGGCGTACAAGCTTGGCCGCGGCGTGCCGACCGACCTCGCCCAGGCCGAAGCCTGGTACCGCAAGGCCGCCAAACAAGGGCATCTTCAGGCCGAGGACAATCTCGGCCTCATCCTCTTCACCGCCAATCGCCGCGACGAGGCGATGACCTATATCACCCGTTCGGCCGAGCGCGGCGAACCGCGCGCCCAATATGTCCTCGGCACCGCGATGTTCAACGGCGACCTCGCGGCGCAGGACTGGCCGCGCGCCTATGCGCTGACCAAGCGCGCCAGCGACGCCGGGCTCGGCATCGCCTCGGCGCGGCTCGCGCAGCTCGACAATCTCATCCCGCTCGAACAGCGTCAGCGCGGCCTCGCGATGCTGCCCGAAATGGAAAAGAGCGAACAGCGCGCGCGCCTCGCCGCGGTGAACGCCGCCGCGCCGGCGCCCGTCAAGCCCGCGCCGTCGCCGGTCAAGACCGCCAGCCTGCCCGCGTCGCAGCCCGGCACCAGCTACACCCCGCCGCCGGTGATCACGCCTGCCCCTGCTCCGGCGCCAGCCCCGGTTCGCGCGCCTGCGCCTGCGCCCGTCGCCGCCGCACCGGTCGCCGTTCCGCCGGCGCCCGCTCCGCTTTCGTCGCCCGCGGCCGAAGCCGCTGCCGCCGCAGCCGTTCAGGCGACCGCGAATGCCGCCGCCGCGACCGCCGCCGCACCCGTTCCGGTCCGCGCCGTACCGGCGCCGATCCAGACCGCTGCGATCCCGCCGTCGCAGCCCGCGGCCGCGCCCGTGCAGCCCGGCACCACCTACGCCGCGCCACCCGAGAGCGGCGAACTGCCGCCCGCTGCGACCCCGGCGCCCGTGCCTGAGCTCGTTGCGGCCTCGCCCGCGCCGGTCGAGGCCGCGCCGCTGCCGGAAACCGCTCCGGCGCCTGCCGCCGCGCCGGCGCCCGCCCCGGTCCGCCATGCCGCCGCCAGCCCGTGGCGCGCGCAGCTCGGCGCCTTCGGGGTCGAGGGCAATGCGCGCAAACTGTGGCTGAGCCTCGAAAAGAAGCATCCGTCGTTCGCCGCGCGCCAACCCTATCTGGTGCAGGGCAAACTCACCCGACTGCAGGTGGGCGATTTCGCCAACAAAGGCGAAGCCGAAAGCTTCTGCGCCACCCTCCGCAAATCGGGCCAGGCCTGCCTCGTCGTCGACAGATAG
- a CDS encoding sensor domain-containing diguanylate cyclase, translating to MTRSLPPRVEAAFWFSATALGYYLLASLSLYATKGADNIAAIWPPSGYFLALLLLMPSHARLPSFAAMAAASLAANMMAGSPLWTSAAFSLANGAEAAIALWVLRRREAGELSFMVPRSVGNFCVAALSASTVSAAIAWALTGGSADFFLSWLTTVGLGMLIVTPPIIMLARLAESKALRNMPLAMRIEATVILTLAALVTTASFSQSQFPVTFIPCVAVVAAAYRLGPFGAAAGMLVVAIIASLLTGQGHGPIAGIDAAPKMKVFFLQFYLLTLLGTVLPLAALLVVRQRLSRRLEQSNRWLLQAEAAALVGHWRVDLVRWTIHWSDQAYRIHGLDPGTEMSIEGSLDLYMPGDGTRLRQTLEDAVRDGVPFEYHGQVIRPHDDEIRDIVSHGSIEFSRSGRPVGIFGTIQDITETVDNARALEAARNSAEEAANTDLLTGLPNRRHTLAFLERALIGARDNGAPLAVAIFDIDHFKRINDSYGHAVGDVVIRRVGQRAEASLRDEDMVGRFGGEEFVCVFQRSSAQAAEIVAERVRKAIEAEDRSADGPARVTVSIGLAVYAGEASVEDLLHRADEALYRAKREGRNRLRMAA from the coding sequence ATGACGCGATCGCTCCCCCCAAGAGTCGAGGCGGCTTTCTGGTTTTCGGCCACGGCGCTCGGCTATTATCTGTTGGCGAGCCTGTCGTTGTACGCGACGAAGGGCGCCGACAATATCGCCGCGATCTGGCCGCCGAGCGGCTATTTCCTCGCGCTGCTGTTGCTGATGCCGTCGCACGCCCGGCTACCATCCTTTGCGGCGATGGCCGCGGCGAGCCTTGCCGCCAACATGATGGCCGGTTCGCCGCTCTGGACGTCGGCCGCCTTCTCGCTCGCCAACGGCGCCGAGGCCGCGATCGCGCTGTGGGTGCTGCGCCGCCGCGAGGCGGGCGAACTGTCGTTCATGGTGCCGCGTTCGGTCGGCAATTTCTGTGTCGCGGCGCTGTCCGCAAGCACGGTGAGCGCCGCGATCGCATGGGCACTCACCGGCGGCAGCGCCGACTTCTTCCTGTCGTGGCTGACGACGGTCGGGCTCGGCATGCTGATCGTCACGCCGCCGATCATCATGCTCGCCCGGCTCGCCGAATCGAAAGCGCTCCGCAACATGCCGCTGGCGATGCGGATCGAAGCGACGGTGATCCTGACGCTCGCGGCGCTGGTGACGACGGCGTCCTTTTCGCAGTCCCAATTTCCGGTGACCTTCATCCCCTGCGTCGCAGTCGTCGCCGCCGCCTATCGGCTCGGCCCGTTCGGTGCCGCCGCGGGCATGCTGGTCGTCGCGATCATCGCGTCGCTGCTGACCGGGCAAGGCCATGGCCCGATCGCGGGCATCGACGCGGCGCCGAAGATGAAAGTCTTCTTCCTGCAATTCTACCTGCTCACCCTGCTCGGCACGGTGTTGCCGCTCGCGGCGCTGCTCGTCGTGCGGCAACGGCTGTCGCGGCGGCTCGAACAGAGCAATCGCTGGCTGCTGCAGGCCGAGGCCGCGGCACTGGTCGGCCACTGGCGCGTCGACCTGGTGCGCTGGACGATCCACTGGTCCGATCAGGCATACCGCATCCACGGGCTCGATCCCGGCACCGAAATGAGCATCGAGGGCAGCCTCGACCTCTATATGCCCGGCGACGGCACGCGGCTCCGCCAGACGCTCGAGGATGCGGTGCGGGACGGGGTTCCGTTCGAATATCACGGGCAGGTGATCCGGCCGCACGATGACGAGATCCGCGATATCGTGTCGCACGGCTCGATCGAATTCAGCCGCTCGGGACGGCCGGTCGGCATTTTCGGGACGATCCAGGACATCACCGAGACGGTCGACAATGCCCGCGCGCTGGAGGCGGCGCGCAATTCGGCCGAGGAAGCGGCGAACACCGACCTTCTGACCGGGCTGCCGAACCGGCGCCACACGCTCGCCTTCCTCGAACGCGCGCTGATCGGCGCGCGCGACAATGGCGCGCCGCTGGCCGTCGCGATCTTCGACATCGACCATTTCAAGCGGATCAACGACAGCTATGGCCACGCCGTCGGCGATGTCGTGATCCGCCGCGTCGGGCAGCGCGCGGAGGCATCGCTGCGCGACGAGGATATGGTCGGCCGCTTCGGCGGCGAGGAATTCGTCTGCGTATTCCAGCGGTCGAGCGCGCAGGCGGCGGAGATTGTCGCCGAACGGGTGCGCAAGGCGATCGAGGCCGAAGACCGCTCGGCCGATGGCCCCGCCCGCGTCACGGTCAGCATCGGGCTGGCAGTCTATGCCGGCGAAGCCAGCGTCGAGGACCTGCTGCACCGCGCCGACGAAGCGCTGTACCGCGCCAAGCGCGAGGGGCGGAACCGGCTGCGTATGGCGGCGTAG
- a CDS encoding TetR/AcrR family transcriptional regulator, with protein sequence MKNAKGRSEAKPKAEGAYHHGDLRAAVIAAGMERLAAGDESELGLRALARDVGVSATALYRHFPDKEALLDALADEGLRRLGALQAQAWLKAGGGSAGFKATGIAYVRFAHEEPALFRLSFTRKIPERYRETGSDGGETAYNLLRAGVGEALPGVKDPDVAALHAWSLVHGLAMLILDRRIEWDEAKVADVVALTFGGVA encoded by the coding sequence ATGAAAAATGCAAAGGGGCGTTCGGAGGCGAAACCGAAGGCCGAGGGTGCCTATCATCACGGCGACCTGCGCGCGGCGGTGATCGCGGCGGGGATGGAGCGGCTTGCCGCGGGCGACGAGAGCGAACTGGGGCTGCGCGCGCTGGCGCGCGACGTCGGGGTGAGCGCGACCGCGCTCTATCGCCACTTCCCCGACAAGGAGGCGCTGCTCGACGCGCTCGCCGACGAGGGGCTGCGGCGGCTCGGCGCTTTGCAGGCGCAGGCGTGGTTGAAGGCGGGCGGCGGCAGCGCCGGCTTCAAGGCCACCGGCATCGCCTATGTCCGCTTCGCGCACGAGGAACCGGCGCTGTTCCGCCTGAGCTTCACGCGCAAGATCCCCGAGCGTTATCGCGAGACCGGCAGTGATGGCGGGGAGACGGCGTACAACCTGCTGCGCGCCGGGGTCGGCGAGGCCTTGCCCGGGGTGAAGGACCCCGACGTCGCGGCGCTCCACGCCTGGTCGCTCGTCCACGGCCTGGCGATGCTGATCCTCGACCGCCGCATCGAATGGGACGAGGCGAAAGTTGCCGATGTCGTCGCGCTGACGTTTGGCGGGGTCGCCTGA